One segment of Pseudomonas sp. FP2196 DNA contains the following:
- a CDS encoding F0F1 ATP synthase subunit B — protein MNINATLIGQSVAFLIFVLFCMKYVWPPVIAALHERQKKIADGLDAASRAARDLELAQEKAGQQLREAKAQAAEIIEQAKKRGNQIVEEAVEKARVDADRVKVQAQAEIEQELNSVKDKLRAQVGMLAVGGAEKILGATIDQNAHAELVNQLAAEI, from the coding sequence GTGAACATTAATGCGACCCTGATTGGCCAGTCCGTTGCGTTCCTGATTTTTGTACTGTTCTGCATGAAGTATGTATGGCCTCCGGTCATCGCTGCTCTGCACGAACGTCAAAAGAAGATCGCTGATGGTCTGGACGCTGCCAGCCGTGCAGCTCGCGACCTGGAGTTGGCCCAAGAAAAAGCGGGTCAGCAACTGCGCGAAGCGAAAGCTCAGGCAGCTGAAATCATCGAGCAAGCCAAGAAACGCGGTAACCAGATTGTTGAAGAGGCCGTTGAAAAGGCCCGTGTCGACGCTGACCGTGTGAAGGTTCAGGCTCAAGCCGAGATCGAACAGGAACTGAACAGTGTCAAAGACAAGCTGCGCGCCCAAGTGGGTATGCTGGCTGTCGGCGGCGCCGAGAAGATCCTGGGTGCCACAATCGATCAAAACGCGCACGCAGAGCTGGTTAACCAACTGGCTGCTGAAATCTAA
- the atpE gene encoding F0F1 ATP synthase subunit C, translating to METVVGLTAIAVALLIGLGALGTAIGFGLLGGKFLEGAARQPEMVPMLQVKMFIVAGLLDAVTMIGVGIALFFTFANPFVGQIAG from the coding sequence ATGGAAACTGTAGTTGGTCTAACCGCTATCGCTGTTGCACTGTTGATCGGCCTGGGCGCACTGGGTACCGCAATTGGTTTCGGCCTGCTGGGCGGCAAGTTCCTGGAAGGCGCAGCGCGTCAGCCAGAAATGGTTCCAATGCTGCAAGTTAAAATGTTCATCGTTGCCGGTCTGCTCGACGCCGTAACCATGATCGGTGTTGGTATCGCTCTGTTCTTCACCTTTGCGAACCCGTTCGTTGGTCAGATCGCTGGCTAA
- a CDS encoding F0F1 ATP synthase subunit I has protein sequence METRKPNRLPFHRLAVFPVLMAQFVILLIAALALWQWHGVVAGYSGLCGGLIALLPNVYFAHKAFRFSGARAAQSIVRSFYAGEAGKLILTAVLFALVFAGVKPLAPIAVFGAFVLTQSVSWFAPLLMRTRLSRP, from the coding sequence ATGGAAACCCGCAAGCCAAACCGCCTGCCGTTCCATCGCCTGGCGGTTTTTCCGGTGTTAATGGCTCAATTTGTCATTTTGCTCATTGCCGCTTTGGCGCTCTGGCAATGGCATGGAGTCGTTGCCGGATACTCGGGACTTTGCGGAGGCCTGATAGCCTTGCTGCCCAATGTTTATTTCGCTCACAAGGCATTTCGGTTTTCCGGCGCCCGAGCAGCCCAGTCCATCGTCCGGTCTTTTTACGCCGGCGAGGCAGGCAAACTGATTTTGACGGCAGTGCTCTTTGCACTGGTGTTTGCAGGTGTGAAGCCACTGGCGCCGATAGCTGTATTCGGCGCGTTCGTGCTGACTCAGTCGGTCAGCTGGTTCGCTCCCCTGCTGATGAGAACAAGACTTTCGAGACCTTAG
- a CDS encoding F0F1 ATP synthase subunit delta — translation MAELTTLARPYAKAAFEHAQAHQQLANWSAMLGLAAAVSQDDTMQRVLKAPRLTSAEKAATFIDVCGDKFDAKAQNFINVVAENDRLLLLPEIAALFDLYKAEQEKSVDVEVTSAFALNQEQQDKLAKVLSARLNREVRLQVAEDAALIGGVVIRAGDLVIDGSIRGKIAKLAEALKS, via the coding sequence ATGGCAGAACTGACCACGTTGGCCCGACCTTACGCTAAGGCGGCCTTCGAGCACGCTCAGGCCCACCAGCAACTGGCCAATTGGTCAGCCATGCTCGGCCTGGCTGCAGCGGTGTCGCAAGACGACACCATGCAGCGCGTGCTCAAGGCCCCGCGACTGACGAGCGCAGAAAAGGCCGCCACGTTTATTGACGTGTGCGGCGACAAGTTTGATGCAAAGGCACAGAACTTCATCAACGTCGTTGCCGAAAACGACCGTCTCCTGCTTCTGCCGGAGATTGCCGCTCTTTTCGACCTGTACAAGGCCGAACAAGAGAAATCGGTAGACGTGGAAGTAACCAGTGCTTTTGCATTGAACCAAGAACAGCAAGACAAACTCGCCAAGGTTCTCAGTGCACGACTCAACCGGGAAGTGCGCCTGCAAGTTGCGGAGGATGCTGCCCTTATAGGTGGTGTCGTTATCCGCGCCGGCGACCTGGTTATCGATGGCTCGATTCGCGGCAAAATCGCGAAACTTGCCGAAGCATTGAAATCTTGA
- a CDS encoding ParA family protein: protein MAKVFAIANQKGGVGKTTTCINLAASLVATKRRVLLIDLDPQGNATMGSGVDKHGLENSVYDLLIGECDLAQAMHYSEHGGYQLLPANRDLTAAEVVLLEMQMKESRLRSALAPIRENYDYILIDCPPSLSMLTLNALVAADGVIIPMQCEYFALEGLSDLVDNIKRIAELLNPNLKVEGLLRTMYDPRLSLMNDVSAQLKEHFGDQLYDTVIPRNIRLAEAPSYGMPALAYDKQSRGALAYLALAGEMVRRQRKNSRIAAAQAT from the coding sequence ATGGCTAAGGTATTCGCGATAGCGAACCAGAAGGGTGGTGTGGGCAAGACCACCACCTGCATCAACCTCGCAGCATCCCTGGTCGCGACCAAGCGCCGGGTGCTGTTGATCGATCTCGATCCACAGGGCAACGCCACCATGGGTAGCGGTGTGGATAAACATGGCCTGGAAAACTCGGTCTACGACCTGCTGATCGGCGAATGTGATCTGGCTCAGGCCATGCATTATTCCGAGCATGGCGGTTATCAATTGCTGCCGGCCAACCGCGACTTGACGGCCGCCGAAGTGGTTCTGCTGGAAATGCAGATGAAGGAAAGCCGTCTGCGCAGCGCTCTGGCGCCGATCCGGGAAAATTACGATTACATTCTGATCGACTGCCCGCCTTCGCTGTCGATGCTCACGCTGAACGCATTGGTGGCTGCCGATGGGGTGATTATCCCCATGCAGTGCGAGTACTTTGCGCTGGAAGGTTTGAGCGACCTTGTGGATAACATCAAGCGCATCGCCGAACTGTTGAACCCGAACCTGAAAGTCGAAGGTTTGCTGCGGACGATGTATGACCCGCGACTGAGCCTGATGAACGACGTTTCGGCCCAGCTCAAGGAACACTTCGGCGATCAGCTGTATGACACCGTGATCCCGCGCAACATCCGCCTGGCCGAAGCGCCGAGCTACGGCATGCCGGCCCTGGCCTACGACAAGCAATCGCGCGGTGCGCTGGCTTATCTGGCCTTGGCGGGCGAGATGGTTCGTCGTCAGCGCAAAAATTCACGCATCGCCGCCGCTCAGGCAACTTAA
- the atpB gene encoding F0F1 ATP synthase subunit A, which yields MAETTASGYIQHHLQNLTFGQLPNGGWGFAHTAAEAKEMGFWAFHVDTLGWSVALGLIFVLLFRMAAKKATSGQPGALQNFVEVLVEFVDGSVKDSFHGRSPVIAPLALTIFVWVFLMNAVDLIPVDWIPQLAILISGDQHIPFRAVSTTDPNATLGMALSVFALIIFYSIKVKGIGGFIGELTLHPFGSKNIFVQALLIPVNFLLEFVTLIAKPISLALRLFGNMYAGELVFILIAVMFGSGLLWLSGLGVVLQWAWAVFHILIITLQAFIFMMLTIVYLSMAHEENH from the coding sequence ATGGCAGAAACAACCGCTTCGGGCTATATCCAGCACCACTTGCAGAACCTGACCTTCGGTCAGCTACCTAACGGCGGCTGGGGCTTTGCCCATACCGCAGCAGAAGCCAAAGAAATGGGCTTCTGGGCTTTCCACGTCGATACCCTCGGCTGGTCGGTTGCGTTGGGTCTGATCTTCGTCCTTCTTTTCCGCATGGCGGCAAAAAAGGCAACGTCGGGTCAGCCGGGTGCTTTGCAGAACTTCGTTGAAGTATTGGTCGAATTCGTCGATGGCAGCGTGAAAGACAGCTTCCATGGCCGTAGCCCGGTGATTGCACCGCTGGCACTGACCATCTTCGTCTGGGTGTTCCTGATGAACGCCGTCGACCTGATTCCGGTCGACTGGATTCCTCAACTGGCCATCCTGATCTCCGGCGACCAGCACATCCCGTTCCGCGCCGTGTCGACTACTGACCCGAACGCGACCCTGGGCATGGCGCTCTCGGTTTTCGCACTGATCATTTTCTATAGCATCAAGGTCAAGGGCATCGGCGGCTTCATCGGCGAACTGACCCTGCACCCGTTCGGCAGCAAGAACATCTTCGTTCAGGCCCTGCTGATCCCGGTGAACTTCCTGCTGGAATTCGTGACCCTGATCGCCAAGCCGATCTCCCTGGCTCTGCGTCTGTTCGGCAACATGTATGCCGGCGAGCTGGTGTTCATTCTGATTGCTGTGATGTTCGGCAGCGGCCTGCTCTGGCTGAGCGGCCTGGGCGTTGTTCTGCAGTGGGCGTGGGCTGTGTTCCACATCCTGATCATCACACTGCAGGCGTTCATCTTCATGATGCTGACCATCGTTTACCTGTCGATGGCGCACGAAGAAAACCATTAA
- a CDS encoding ParB/RepB/Spo0J family partition protein — MAVKKRGLGRGLDALLSGPTVSALEEQAAQADTRELQHLPLDLLQRGKYQPRRDMDPQALEELAASIKAQGVMQPIVVRPIGGGRFEIIAGERRWRASQQAGQETIPAMVRDVPDETAIAIALIENIQREDLNPIEEAVALQRLQQEFQLTQQQVAEAVGKSRVTVANLLRLIALPEVIKTMLSHGDLEMGHARALLGLPDNQQVEGARHVVARGLTVRQTEALVRQWLSGKPEPVEATKPDPDIARLEQRLAERLGSAVQIRHGKKGKGQLVIGYNSLDELQGVLAHIR; from the coding sequence ATGGCCGTCAAGAAACGAGGTCTCGGACGTGGACTGGATGCACTGCTGAGTGGTCCGACCGTCAGCGCGCTGGAAGAACAAGCCGCGCAGGCTGACACCCGCGAGCTGCAACACCTGCCGCTGGACCTGCTCCAGCGCGGCAAATACCAGCCGCGTCGGGATATGGATCCGCAGGCGCTGGAAGAACTGGCGGCGTCGATCAAGGCACAAGGCGTGATGCAGCCAATCGTGGTTCGCCCGATTGGCGGCGGCCGCTTTGAGATCATTGCCGGTGAACGCCGCTGGCGTGCGAGTCAGCAGGCCGGGCAGGAAACCATCCCGGCGATGGTGCGCGATGTGCCGGATGAAACCGCGATCGCCATTGCGCTGATCGAGAACATCCAGCGCGAAGATCTCAATCCGATCGAAGAAGCGGTGGCCTTGCAGCGTTTGCAGCAGGAATTCCAACTGACTCAGCAACAGGTCGCCGAGGCTGTGGGTAAGTCCCGCGTCACTGTGGCTAACCTGTTGCGACTTATTGCATTGCCGGAAGTCATCAAGACCATGCTGTCCCACGGTGACCTGGAAATGGGTCATGCGCGTGCATTGCTTGGTCTGCCGGACAATCAGCAGGTGGAAGGGGCGCGACATGTTGTCGCACGCGGCCTCACCGTGCGCCAAACTGAAGCACTGGTTCGCCAGTGGTTGAGTGGTAAACCGGAGCCTGTGGAAGCCACCAAACCCGACCCGGATATTGCCCGTCTCGAACAGCGTCTGGCCGAGCGCCTAGGCTCTGCGGTGCAGATTCGCCACGGGAAGAAGGGAAAGGGGCAGTTGGTGATCGGTTACAACTCCCTCGATGAGCTCCAAGGTGTGCTCGCACACATCCGCTGA
- the atpA gene encoding F0F1 ATP synthase subunit alpha — protein sequence MQQLNPSEISEIIKGRIDKLDVTSQARNEGTVVSVSDGIVRIHGLADVMYGEMIEFPGGVYGMALNLEQDSVGAVVLGSYQSLAEGMSAKCTGRILEVPVGKELLGRVVDALGNPVDGKGPLGNTETDAVEKVAPGVIWRKSVDQPVQTGYKAVDAMIPVGRGQRELIIGDRQIGKTALAIDAIINQKDSGIFCVYVAIGQKQSTIANVVRKLEENGALANTIIVAASASESPALQFLAPYSGCTMGEFFRDRGEDALIVYDDLSKQAVAYRQISLLLRRPPGREAYPGDVFYLHSRLLERASRVSEEYVEKFTNGAVTGKTGSLTALPIIETQAGDVSAFVPTNVISITDGQIFLESAMFNSGIRPAVNAGVSVSRVGGAAQTKIIKKLSGGIRTALAQYRELAAFAQFASDLDEATRKQLEHGQRVTELMKQKQYAPMSIADMALSLYAAERGFLTDIEIAKIGSFEQALIAFFNRDHADLMAKINVKGDFNDEIDAGMKAGIEKFKATQTW from the coding sequence ATGCAGCAACTCAATCCTTCCGAAATAAGTGAAATTATCAAGGGCCGCATCGACAAGCTCGATGTGACCTCCCAAGCCCGTAACGAAGGCACTGTCGTCAGCGTATCTGACGGCATCGTGCGGATTCACGGTCTGGCCGACGTAATGTACGGCGAGATGATCGAGTTTCCGGGCGGCGTCTACGGTATGGCCCTCAACCTGGAGCAAGACTCCGTAGGTGCCGTTGTACTGGGCTCCTACCAGTCTCTGGCTGAAGGCATGAGCGCCAAGTGCACTGGTCGCATCCTCGAAGTTCCGGTTGGTAAGGAACTGCTGGGTCGCGTAGTCGACGCACTGGGTAACCCTGTTGACGGCAAAGGTCCACTGGGCAACACCGAGACCGACGCGGTCGAGAAAGTTGCTCCAGGCGTGATCTGGCGTAAGTCGGTAGACCAGCCTGTACAGACTGGCTACAAGGCTGTCGATGCCATGATTCCTGTCGGCCGTGGCCAGCGTGAGCTGATCATCGGTGACCGTCAGATCGGTAAAACCGCTCTGGCGATCGACGCGATCATCAACCAGAAAGACAGCGGCATTTTCTGCGTCTACGTAGCGATCGGTCAGAAGCAATCGACCATCGCCAACGTGGTTCGCAAGCTGGAAGAAAACGGCGCTCTGGCCAACACGATCATCGTGGCTGCCAGTGCTTCGGAATCTCCTGCGCTGCAATTCCTGGCACCGTACTCCGGTTGCACCATGGGTGAATTCTTCCGCGACCGCGGTGAAGACGCGCTGATCGTTTATGACGATCTGTCCAAGCAAGCAGTGGCTTACCGCCAGATTTCCCTGCTGCTGCGCCGTCCACCAGGCCGTGAAGCTTACCCAGGCGACGTGTTCTATCTCCACTCCCGTCTGCTGGAGCGCGCATCCCGCGTTTCGGAAGAGTACGTAGAGAAGTTCACCAACGGCGCAGTGACCGGCAAAACCGGTTCCCTGACCGCACTGCCGATCATCGAAACCCAGGCTGGCGACGTTTCCGCGTTCGTTCCGACCAACGTGATTTCCATCACCGACGGTCAGATCTTCCTGGAATCGGCCATGTTCAACTCGGGCATCCGCCCTGCAGTGAACGCCGGTGTTTCGGTATCCCGTGTGGGTGGTGCCGCTCAGACCAAGATCATCAAGAAGCTGTCCGGTGGTATCCGTACCGCTCTGGCTCAGTACCGTGAACTGGCGGCATTCGCCCAGTTCGCTTCTGACCTGGACGAAGCGACCCGTAAGCAACTTGAGCATGGTCAGCGCGTTACCGAGCTGATGAAGCAGAAGCAATACGCACCAATGTCGATTGCTGACATGGCGCTGTCGCTGTATGCCGCTGAGCGTGGGTTCCTGACTGACATTGAAATCGCCAAGATCGGCAGCTTCGAACAAGCGCTGATCGCTTTCTTCAACCGCGATCACGCCGATTTGATGGCCAAGATCAACGTTAAAGGTGACTTCAATGACGAAATCGACGCTGGCATGAAAGCCGGTATCGAGAAGTTCAAGGCCACCCAAACCTGGTAA